ACCGGGTCACCGCCGAGGAAATCGCCGAAGTGGTGTCGCGCTGGACCGGCATTCCGGTCAACCGGATGCTGGAAGGCGAGCGCGACAAGCTGCTGCGCATGGAGCAGATGCTGCATGAGCGCGTAGTGGGCCAGGAGGAGGCGATCAAGGTCGTGTCCGACGCGGTGCGGCGTTCGCGTGCCGGCTTGTCCGATCCGGATCGCCCCAGCGGTTCGTTCCTGTTCCTCGGGCCGACCGGCGTGGGCAAGACCGAGCTGTGCAAGGCGCTGGCCGAGTTCCTGTTCGACAGCACCGACGCGATGATCCGCATCGACATGAGCGAGTTCATGGAGAAGCACAGCGTTGCGCGCCTGATCGGTGCACCGCCGGGGTATGTGGGCTACGAAGAAGGCGGCTACCTCACCGAGGCCGTGCGTCGCCGTCCGTATTCGCTGATCCTGCTGGATGAGGTGGAGAAGGCGCACCCGGATGTGTTCAACATCCTGTTGCAGGTGCTTGACGACGGCCGCCTCACCGACGGCCAAGGCCGCACGGTGGACTTCCGCAATACGGTCATCGTGATGACCTCCAACCTGGGCTCGCACCAGATCCAGGACATGAGTGGCGACGACACGCCGGAGGCCTACACGCAGATGAAGGCCGCGGTGATGGGCGTGGTGCAGGCGCACTTCCGCCCGGAGTTCATCAACCGGCTGGACGACATCGTGGTGTTCCATCCGCTGGACAAGGTGCAGATCAAGCAGATCGCCCGCATCCAGATGCAGGGCCTGGAGAAGCGCCTGAGCGAACGCGGGCTGCGCATCGAGGTCAGCGACGACGCCTTCCAGCTGCTGGGCAACGTCGGCTTCGATCCGGTCTACGGGGCGCGGCCGCTCAAGCGCGCGATCCAGTCGCAGCTGGAAAACCCGCTGGCGCAGAAGATCCTGTCCGGCGAGTTCGCCAGTGGCGAGGTGATCCAGGTCGATGCGGCCGAGGGCAAGCTGGTCTTCAACAAGGGCTGAGGCCCGTCCTTGGCCTGCTGATAACCGTTCGTGCTCAGGCCATGCTGCATGACCATCAACCCCCGCTCCGGCGGGGGTTTTTTGTTCGGTATCGTCGGCATTCAACCGGAGGAGGCGCGATGTCTGAGCACGGCAGTCCCGAATGGAAAGCGGAAACCATCGCCGTGCACGGCGGCTACAAACCCGACCCGACGACGCGCGCGGTGGCGGTGCCGATCTACCAGACCGTGGCCTATGCCTTCGATGACACCCAGCACGGTGCGGACCTGTTCGACCTGAAGGTGCCGGGCAACATCTACACCCGCATCATGAATCCCACCACCGACGTGCTGGAGCAGCGCATCGCCGCGCTCGAAGGCGGTATCGGCGCGCTGGCGCTGGCCTCCGGGCAGGCGGCCATCACCTACGCGATCCAGACCATCGCCGAAGCCGGCGACAACATCGTCTCCTCCAGTGCGCTGTATGGCGGCACCTACAACCTGTTCGCGCATACCCTGCCGCAGTTCGGCATCCAGACCCGGTTTGCCGACTACAACGACCCCGAGGCGTTCGCGGCCCTGATCGACGATCGCACCAAGGCCGTCTTCGTCGAATCGATCGGCAACCCGCGCGGCAACATCACCGATATCGAAGCGGTGGCGAAGATCGCCCACGCGCACGGCGTACCGGTGATCGTGGACAACACCGTGGCCACCCCTTATCTGCAGCGCTCGTTCGACTTCGGCGCGGACATCGTGGTGCACTCGCTGACCAAGTATCTCGGCGGCCACGGCACCAGCCTGGGCGGCGCCATCGTCGATTCGGGCCGCTTCCCATGGGCCGAGCACAAGCAGCGCTTCCGCCGGCTCAACGAGCCGGACGTGAGCTACCACGGCGTGGTCTACACCGAGGCGCTGGGTCCGGCCGCGTACATCGGCCGCGCACGCGTGGTGCCCCTGCGCAACACCGGCGCGGCGATCTCGCCATTCAACTCCTTCCTGATCCTGCAGGGCATCGAGACCCTGGCGCTGCGCCTGGACCGGATCAACGCCAATGCACTGGCGGTGGCCACGTTCCTGCGCGACCACGCCAAGGTGGACTGGGTGAACTATGCCGCGCTGCCGGACCACCCCGAGCATGCGCTGGTGCAGAAGTACCTGCGCGGCCACGGCTCGGGCGTGCTCACCTTCGGCCTGCCCGGCGGCCGCGCCGCCGGCGCGCGCTTCCTGGATGCGTTGCAGTTGTTCACCCGGCTCGTGAACCTGGGCGATGCGAAGTCGCTGGCGACCCATCCGGCCTCGACCACCCACCGGCAGCTGGATGCGGCCGAACTGGAAAAGGCCGGGGTCAGCGAGGACACCGTGCGGCTGTCGATCGGCATCGAACATATCGACGACCTGCTGGCCGACCTGCAGCAGGCGTTGGCGAAGGCGTAGAGGTGGGGCCCACGGCGGCCGGTGCGGGCCGGCCGCCGTGGGGTTTTTGACGTCCCCGAAGGTGCGTTGTCGGACCGGGGCGCGTGCTGGCCACGCGGGGGCGGCGGCGCGGGCTAGACTGGTTGCGCGTGTCGACCAACGCTCGGCACCGATGATGACGGGTCCTGAAACTGCGCAAGATCGGCCACGCGCCGTGGCGGGCACCGACGCATGCTGGACGTCACCCCGACACGGAGCCCGTCATGAGCCGCATTGCCCAGCTACGCCAGCGCCACGGCATCGACCGTGTGATCGCCCACCTGCAGCAGTGCCTGCGTAGCGGCCAGCCCTTGCCCGATCTGGATGCGCTGGCCGCCATTGCGCACCAGTCGCCGTTCCATTTTCATCGCCTGTACCGTGCGCTGACCGGCGAAACCCCGGGGCGCACCGTGGCCCGTCTTCGCCTGCTGCGCGCGCTGCAGTTGCTGGCCCACGCCGACAGCCGGGTGACCGAGGTGGCGCTGGAGGTGGGCTTTGAAAGCCCGCAGGCATTGGCCCGGGCCTGCCGACAGGCCGTGGATGCCACGCCCAGCGCGCTGCGCGAGGATGCGGCGCTGCGCGCGCACTGGCAGCAACGGCTGTCGCTGCCGGCCGGTGACGGCAACGACGACACGCCCCCGCTGCAGGTGCAGGTGACCGCGCTGGAGCCGTTCGACGTGGTGGTATTGCGCACGCGCGGCGCCTTCGACGACCTCGACCAGGCGTTCGGGCAGGTGTATGCCTGGGCCGCGGAACAGGGCTTGGCCGAGCACCTGCAGGCGCTGGTGGGCATCGCGCTGAACGACCATCGCGATGTGCCGGCCGATGCGTGCGAGTTCGAGTGCGGCATGGGCTTTGGCCGCGCCTTGGCCGATATCCCCGCGCCGTTGCGCGCGCTGACCCTGGGCGGTGGTGAATACGCCGTGCTGCGCCATGTGGGCAGCTACGCCGGGTTGGAAGCGGCCACCGACGCCCTGCTGCGCCAGTGGCTGCCCGACAGCGGGCGCGCACTGCGCGACGCGCCGCTGTACTACCACTACCTGGACGATCCCGAAGACGTGCCCGAGGCGATCCTGCGCGCGGACATCTGCGTGCCGGTGCGCTGACCAGACACAAGGCCGGTACGCGCGGCCGGAATGAAAAGCAGCCACCCATGGGGTGGCTCTACCGGGGGGCGTTGACGGGGTGATGCGTGGCGCATCGGTGCGGCGGTACGTGGCGCATCGGTGCGGTGGTACGTGGCGCATCGGTGCGGTGGTACGTGGCGCATCGGTGCGGTGGTACGTGGCGCATCGATGTGGCGGTGTCTGGTGTATCGGCGCGCCGGGGGTAGAGCCACCCCATGGGTGGCTGCACGCGATGCCAAACCCCAGCCGGCATCCCGCATGGCAGGGCGTTACACCACCGGGATGCTGTGCTTGCCCATGGTGCGGTACGGCGGGGTGGCCATGACCATCTCGGCCAGCGAATAGGCCAGTTCGCGCTCGGCCATCACCGTGCCGTCGGCGCCGTGCTCCAGCAGGTGCTTCACTTCGGCGTCGCTGTGCGCGCGGGCCAGCAGGGTCAGGCCCGGGTTGAGGGCGCGCAGCTTGGCCAGGGTTTCACCGGCTTCCAGCGGCTGCGGGATCGCCAGCACCGCGATCTTCGCGCGCTCGGGGTGGGCTTCGGCCAGCACCTTGTCCGAGGCGGCGCTGCCGCGGATGCCGGGCAGGCCGGCCGCGTGGGCTTCGGCCACGTGTTCCTTGTTGTCGTCGATCACCAGCACCGGCACGCCGCGGTCACGCAGCACCTGGGCCAGCGCACTGCCCACGCGGCCGTAGCCGATCACGATGGCATGGTCGTGCAGGTCCAGCGACGGGCCCGGCGGCAAATCGATTTCAACTGCGGTCGGCGTGGTCTCCTGGTGCTTGAGCAACCAGCGGTCGAGCAGGCCGAACACCACCGGGTTGAGCATGATCGAGATCAGCGCGCCGGCCAGCACCAGCGCCTGGCCGGTGGGCGGCAGGATCTTCAGGGTCACGCCGAGCCCGGCGATGATGAAGGCGAACTCACCGATCTGCGCCAGGCTGGCCGAGATGGTCAGCGCGGTGCCGGTCGGGTGGCCGAACGCGCGCACGATCACGAACGCGGCGGCGGACTTGCCGAACATGATGATCGCCGCGGTGGCCAGCACCTGCCACGGGTGTTCGATCAGGATGGCCGGGTTGAACAACATGCCCACCGAGACGAAGAACAGCACCGCGAACGCATCGCGCAGCGGCAGCGAGTCGTTGGCGGCCTTGTGGCTCAACTCCGATTCGTTGAGCAGCATGCCGGCGAAGAACGCGCCCAGCGCGAAGGACACGCCGAACAGCATCGCCGAGCCGAACGCCACGCCCAGCGCGATGGCCAGCACCGCCAGGGTGAACAGCTCGCGCGAGCCGGTGCCGGCGATGCGCTCCAGGATCCACGGAATCACCCGGCGGCCGACCACCAGCATCACCGCCACGAACAGCCCCAGCTGCACGAACGTCCAGCCGATGCTGGCCAGCACGCTGCCGAGGGTGTGGGTTTCACTGGCCGAGTCCGGCCCGAACACACCGGCCAGGACCGGCATCATCACCAGTGCCAGGACGCAGGCCAGGTCCTCGACGATCAGCCAGCCCACCGCGATCTTGCCGCGCTGGGTTTCCAGCAGGCGGCGTTCTTCCATCGCGCGCAGCAGCACCACGGTACTGGCGGTGGCCAACGCGAAGCCGAACACCACGCCATGGATGACCGGCCAGCCCATCAGGGCCGCCAACCCCCAGCCGAGCAGGGTGGCCACCAGGATCTGCCCGATCGCGCCGGGAATGGCGATCGCCTTGACCGCCATCAGGTCTTTCAGCGAGAAATGCAGGCCCACCCCGAACATCAGCAGCATCACGCCGATCTCGGCCAGCTGGTTGGCCAGTGCCTGGTCGGCGACGAAGCCGG
This is a stretch of genomic DNA from Stenotrophomonas rhizophila. It encodes these proteins:
- a CDS encoding O-acetylhomoserine aminocarboxypropyltransferase/cysteine synthase family protein produces the protein MSEHGSPEWKAETIAVHGGYKPDPTTRAVAVPIYQTVAYAFDDTQHGADLFDLKVPGNIYTRIMNPTTDVLEQRIAALEGGIGALALASGQAAITYAIQTIAEAGDNIVSSSALYGGTYNLFAHTLPQFGIQTRFADYNDPEAFAALIDDRTKAVFVESIGNPRGNITDIEAVAKIAHAHGVPVIVDNTVATPYLQRSFDFGADIVVHSLTKYLGGHGTSLGGAIVDSGRFPWAEHKQRFRRLNEPDVSYHGVVYTEALGPAAYIGRARVVPLRNTGAAISPFNSFLILQGIETLALRLDRINANALAVATFLRDHAKVDWVNYAALPDHPEHALVQKYLRGHGSGVLTFGLPGGRAAGARFLDALQLFTRLVNLGDAKSLATHPASTTHRQLDAAELEKAGVSEDTVRLSIGIEHIDDLLADLQQALAKA
- a CDS encoding AraC family transcriptional regulator; translated protein: MSRIAQLRQRHGIDRVIAHLQQCLRSGQPLPDLDALAAIAHQSPFHFHRLYRALTGETPGRTVARLRLLRALQLLAHADSRVTEVALEVGFESPQALARACRQAVDATPSALREDAALRAHWQQRLSLPAGDGNDDTPPLQVQVTALEPFDVVVLRTRGAFDDLDQAFGQVYAWAAEQGLAEHLQALVGIALNDHRDVPADACEFECGMGFGRALADIPAPLRALTLGGGEYAVLRHVGSYAGLEAATDALLRQWLPDSGRALRDAPLYYHYLDDPEDVPEAILRADICVPVR
- the ybaL gene encoding YbaL family putative K(+) efflux transporter, which gives rise to MHHDTDLINIVAVGLGLAFIFGALANKLRLSPLVGYLVAGICVGPFTPGFVADQALANQLAEIGVMLLMFGVGLHFSLKDLMAVKAIAIPGAIGQILVATLLGWGLAALMGWPVIHGVVFGFALATASTVVLLRAMEERRLLETQRGKIAVGWLIVEDLACVLALVMMPVLAGVFGPDSASETHTLGSVLASIGWTFVQLGLFVAVMLVVGRRVIPWILERIAGTGSRELFTLAVLAIALGVAFGSAMLFGVSFALGAFFAGMLLNESELSHKAANDSLPLRDAFAVLFFVSVGMLFNPAILIEHPWQVLATAAIIMFGKSAAAFVIVRAFGHPTGTALTISASLAQIGEFAFIIAGLGVTLKILPPTGQALVLAGALISIMLNPVVFGLLDRWLLKHQETTPTAVEIDLPPGPSLDLHDHAIVIGYGRVGSALAQVLRDRGVPVLVIDDNKEHVAEAHAAGLPGIRGSAASDKVLAEAHPERAKIAVLAIPQPLEAGETLAKLRALNPGLTLLARAHSDAEVKHLLEHGADGTVMAERELAYSLAEMVMATPPYRTMGKHSIPVV